A region of the Paramormyrops kingsleyae isolate MSU_618 chromosome 6, PKINGS_0.4, whole genome shotgun sequence genome:
tcgggaatgggagtcgatcaccacataccatgacccttgcttaatgatggcacatgtatttactttaaGAGTAAAAAGACACGCATCATACTGTGAGAATACTCTTCTTACCGCTGCATCAGCTGACATGAAAATGTCACCCATATCTCCATATTCACTGACACCAAACaagccaacaaacatgtcatcatggtagtttatttcatatttatcacCATTCAATGTGTACTCTGTTGGTAGATCTCTAACTAACAGATACCCAGAAGCATCTCCAATTCTCCTAGCATCTCTGATGGTAGTGTAGAGGTCATCTCCTttcagcagcacttgatcaATGTCTGTGACTGACCAGGTTAAAACATTCTTTACCTTACACGTTACTATAGCAATCAAACTATTAGCAACACATTGCTTGTTACTGTTGACTCCAAATCGTGGGTGTCCTTGATGGAATGAGCCTCTCACTGCAcgtgcctgaggaaaatgaggagaTACACAGATAGTTACAGGGTTCACATGCTGTTGTTGATCCACGGTTGGGTAATAGTTTGGCACTGCCAGGGTATTTCTCAGTTCAAGTTCACTTTCAAGTTCTGTTTCAAGTTCTGTTTCAAGTTTTGTTTCAAGTTTTGTTTCAAGTTCGCATGCTGGTTCACATTCTGGTTCACTTTTGGGGTCAGTCCACTTTGCAGCCTTTCTTTTATGAGGGGGCTGCAGTACCTCGTCCGTCCTTGCCTTATCTTTATCAAGAAAAGGCATACAGAACTCGTCGACGGTCCtacaaatggcacccagggcgggaacccggtggtcatggctcgtcggaaaagtcacagtcatcgccgttttggtattccgagagggggggaacgggttaaccccgtcatcagtcatagccatgACGGACACAGGCCGCTGCTGTGCGGCCTGCTCAGGTTGTTGGTCGTGGCTCGTCAGGAAAGTCACAGTCATCGCCGTTTTGGTATTCCGAGAGGGGGGAAACgggttaaccccgtcatcagtcatagccacgacatggacggcagcagcagcggggtcAGTCCGTTGGTTGTGGCTCGTCCGATTAGTCACAGTCATCGCCGTTTTGGTATTCCGAGAGGGGGGAAACgggttaaccccgtcatcagtcatagccacaTCAAAACTATCAGGAGCTCGCTGCCGGTCCAACagcctcttcttcgctgctgcGGAACGCCGGGAAGCCTTTGTGCGAGGCATCTGCAgatgaacggggggggggggggagaagcacACCTGCTTGCAACTGTACTTTGCACTGATGTTGTCACAAAGCCATCAAATGTGTATACATAGTGCACATCAATCAGGAGCAGTTCCACTAACAGCTTTCTCACCACTTACAGTAAGTCAGTGATGCAGCTGACTCAGCAACTGTCTGGAAGTTACACAACCTACAAACTGAATTTTAACCATTACACTCATTATCCTAAAATAAATATGCCTCAtgacttatgttttttttttaatcagacaaAACACTTACCTGTCACATCTGCATTACACACAAAAGTTTCACCTCAACACTAACTGACCCACGTTTGTGATatgtacactgtgtgcagaattaggCATGTACTTTATTTGTATCTTGTCGACCAATGTTTTCAGTCCAGATGAACCTAAAACagaatgtttaaaaatggcaaaatgtttggtttttgatCTGAGTACTTTGTTTTGATAACAGGAAAACATACTTTCCTATGCAGAATGAAGCATGTTTATGATTACTGAAATGGGCCAGAAAAGCACCTTGCAGACAGAAgaaaatcaaaatattaaagTGCCAGTCGAAATAACCAAACCTGCTAAAcattcaaaacataattattgtaCAATTGATTGTTTTGTGGGCAACACACAAAGAGGATGGAAGCAGCATATAGCGAGGCAACAAAATAACTGCCAAAGTTATGTGTTCAATTAAAAAGAAGACTTTAGAATCAAATGCCACCACTTTTAACAACTGCAATCTGAACGCTCTGGAAGCACTTTGTAGTGTGTTACATGAAATCACTAGGATCAGAATTGCTGTAATATAAGCTCTACGCAATAAAGGTATGCAAGCTAAAAAGTCAagaatgcacacagacatgtcaagaatgattttataaaggttttgtgaaaaaaatcagatgagGTGAGAGTGACTCTTGTAGCAGATGGATAGGTCCATGGATGGTCATCTTCTTCGAGCACCCACAGGGCAGTGGAGAAGTGATGGTGTGGGCTGCAGTTATCAGTGATGAACTTGTTGGCTCTTTCAGACTTCCAGGTGGTATAAAATTAACTACTGCCAATTTCTAGAGGAAATTtcagcagctttcaaaaatgttatgACATGCATGCAGAACACTGCCCCTTCCTATGATATTCATGCACAACAGTGCCTGTCTCCTTGATATGCATGCAAGACAGTGCCCCTTCCCATGCATCAAAGTATTCCATAGATTAGACAAAAAAGGTCACTGACTTATGACCAGGCTGTCATCATCGCCTGACTCAACGCCCATTAAGAGCTACACAGCCCGAGTGAAGTATGAGATTTACCAAGCAAGCAGGACACTTCTCAGATCAGCATCTGGGACACGGTCCTAGCTGACGTGGCTAATATAAGACAGGATCAAAACAAAGACTTCGGTGGTTCAATGGCAAACAGGCTGATGATGGTCATTCAGAATAAAGGTGACGATACAGGACAATAAACTTGGTGACGTTCGTTGTTCCTTATATAGACTTCAGacaatttcattattatttctgttgatagttaagtgaaaaaaatccacttagtttctgattgcttgataaTTGTGCCCACAGAagtgcttttcttttattttcctttgtgaaactataatgtaacattttctctaAGTACATTTACTTAGAGCAAAAGAAAAACTTCAGAATGTATAATTCTGCCCAACTGTTGGCAAGAAATATCTCCGGAAATATTACTTGcctaattctgcacacagtgtatgtCAGTGTATGTTGTCTAAGTACACAAAGCATACCGTATATCACTTTCTCCTCAAGGGTGGCAGTCCAGCACAACTCTGCAGAGAAAAGTGACACACAAGTTTCATTTCATAAACATTTGCCAACAGTCACCTTCATTGAAAACACCATGTAAAGTTGATATACCTTTCAATGTTATTCAACTTAAGAAAACCTCAAACACGATTGCTGATAGACATCACCctaaaaatatttacttttgatTCCTGTGATATCACAGCCCTTCAGTctacaaagacaacatgcatCAGTTAATGATTGACAGGTGCATTTGtacatacatttcattagtatatGCAGCTGCATGATAAACTTCCCATAAACGTACAGACAGATTTTGCACTGTACCATTCTTAGTAGTGCAATGGCACAAAGACAATACTAcatatattcttacctcttgcaacgcgaGCAGCAAAATCTAAAACACAAGCCTTGCTATAGCGGAGACCTGGAAGCGGTCACGTACGGCAGACaatcagaaccgtaaaaacaagTCCCCCTTTCGGCGAATGTCTACTGAGCGTAAAGAAAATGTCTGCCGCgaaaacaaaatgtccgccacagaaaggcgtcttcgccgcTATGCCGAATTAATGCTTTACCAGCTTATCCTTTTATAAAGTTAGTtgtttaatctaaattaatattCCACAGACTTAactcttaaagcatatagcagcaaacctttaacatacaactaaaaacaccttcggctgacaatcacttgttgtaaacaataactactaatcgaattttaataacacagaaggatttcaaacatcgccaggctgtttcagaatacttcgtttttgcttaactCGATAACATGTGTTATTGTAGGgagtccgggctaaatgttagtagtTTCGGTTGCAAACCTacaatcgatttgtacgacagacacgcgtatttaataaatgcttcccagcgattattaattgcttttataaaaccaagaccgaactgagaatactaaaaaaaaaccttagcacatcttaaaccatctaaaaacagaaaacagcaaatcgtcaacaaacaacaatttaaacaacaattaaaaagatgtgtcgtcagacaatattacatatattcttacctcttgcaacgctagcagcaaaatcaaaaagacaagCCTTGCTATGGCGGGGGGAAGcggtcacgtacggcagccaatcagaaccctaaaaacacatccccctgtcggcgaatgtctatactgagcttaaacaaaatgtccgcctcagaaaggcgtcttcgccgctatgccgaattaatgcttaaccagcttatccctttatgaagttagtttagtctaaattaataaattccacagacttagctcttaaagcatatagcagcaaacctttaacatacaactaaaaacaccttcggctgacaaagagcatatgataacccaattaaaaaagtaataaagtacaaatccgacactgaccaaaaagcaatcatttgcgtgccgtttgcggtaaattccttgttgtaaacaataactactaatcgaattttaataacacagaaggatttcaaacatcgcctggctgtttcagaatgcttcgtttttgcttaacccgataacatgtcttattgtaggcagtccgggctaaatgttagtaaacgaaaataaagtttatttatttaaaactgaggtacgcctATCTAAAATCCAACAACAAGCAATCCAGCgaaagaggaaatgctgctttctgaaactgACCGCAGCCGTTCGTAAAACTATTTATATTCATGGCTATATTTCACTGTTTGCCCGCTTTTTAGTCTTCACCGAGTAGGCCTATAGTCAATTAAACCGCAGATAATACCTAAGTAATAACAGGCGCTCTAAAACTACTAAAACGttaaaactggactgcattatgcgtctagtttcggtcgcaaacctacaatcgatttgtacgacagacacgcgtatttaataaatgcttcccagcgattattaattgcttttataaaacaaagaccgaactgagaatgatactaaaaaaaaccttagcacaacttaaaccatctaaaaacagaaaacagcaagtcgtcaacaaactacaattaaaaagatgtgtcgtcagacaatattacatagcctatattcttacctcttgcaacgcgaccagcaaaatcaaaaagacaagCCTTGCTATGGCGGGGGAATGTggtcacgtacggcagccaatcagaaccgtaaaaacacgtccccctgtcggcgaatgtctactgagcttaaacaagagaaaggcgtcttcgcctATGCCCAATTAATGCTTAACCAGTTtatccctttatgaagttagtttagtctaaattaataaattccacagacttagctcttaaagcatatagcagcaaacctttaacatacaactaaaaacaccttcggctgacaaagagcatatgataacccaattaaaaaagtaataaagtacaactccgacactgaccaaaaagcaatcatttgcgtgccgtttgcggtaaatcccttgttgtaaacaataactactaatcgaattttaataacacagaaggattcaaaacatcaagatttcaaacatcgcctggctgtttcagaatgcttcgtttttgcttaacccgataacatgtcttattgtaggcagtccgggctaaatgttagtaaacgaaaataaagtttatttatttaaaactgaggtacgcctatctaaaacattaaaactggactgcattatgcgtttagtttcggtcgcaaacctacaatcgatttgtacgacagacacgcgtatttaataaacgcttcccagcgattattaattgcttttgtaaaaccaagactgaactgagaatgatactaaagaaaccttagcacaacttaaaccatctaaaaacagaaaacaccaaatcgtaaacaaactacagttaaaaagatctgccgtcagacaatattacaaatacacttacctcttgcaacgccagcagcaaaatctaaaatacAAGCCTTGTATAGCGGACACCTGGAAGCGGTCACGTACAGTACGGCAGCCAATtagaaccgtaaaaacacgtccccctgtcggcgaatgtgtgtcaatatgttgtaattacatattctaaactacaaacattttctgatatATTAGACTGTGAAACTAACATATTTGGCAAGCTTGTAATAAGTGTAgtctaacaaaatacaattaagcaAATCGCCTGCACTGTTCATTAGCTCAGAAAATGCGGGCTTTGacacaatttaatgttatgaaaaTGAGCTATACAAATGAACAGTATATTTTCATGAGAGGTCGATTtggctacatacagtatgtatatgctcTCCTCTCAAtaaatagaacattttaaatcataatgaagTTCACAAACAAACATTCCCATAGTACGATTTGCCTTTAAACCCAAACAACttcaaaaacatgaaacattcacagtcaatttgacgtggttttactttataacacataaaacacaaaccaaaatacAACCGAATTCGCCCTTCTCATGTAATACAAACTGTCATGTCACAAACAAATAGGTCAAACAagaagtaatgtacagtacaattagTAGTCCCATACTACtgccatttacacaaactttatacaaaaaacttcaaaacttcacgctcacagcaacagtaatgtacagtacaagtagcCCTATACAcctgctatttacacaaactttatacaaaaaacttcaaaacgtcacgctcacagcaacagtaatgtacagtacaagtagtcatatactactgctatttacacaaactttatacaaaaaacatcaaaacttcacgctcagactgtcagagcaacacaacaaacatattaaactaaaaacagatcacgctaatacaaaacaaactacTCCGGCGAGTCATCACATCTCTAGCTAGACGAAGGGACTGCGCTATCTGCAATGTCTACAATAGAAGAAACGTTGCATTCGTCGTCAAAAGAGAACTGAAGGCATTCCTCAAAAAGAAGATGCTCTTCAATAGCTTCCTCTTTGTCCATTAATGATGTTATATTCCGTCGTTTTAAATAGTCCACCAGAGTACAGTGTCCGACAGTCAATGTATAATCTGCGCCGtcatcatttttcacttttaaagttccgcgtaatacttttgaaaatgccCCCGATTTCTGCAGCATCCTGCAGCTCTGGCATCGTGCAAACCTGCTCTGGCTGTCCCAAGTATCCTGCCGGCTtccacacagggcacacttcAGGCTTGCCTTAATCTCAGCTCCACATATGGAAGCCTTCACCGTCACAACCGATTCCTCTTCTTGTACagcgtccgcgtctcccacatcCAAATCGCAGATCTTCTCAATCATGCTCTCTACGGTTGTTGTTAGTTCCACTTTCCCTTCAAAAACTCTAGTCGAAAGCTCCGTAAAGACGTAAGATGAGTCAACCTCCACGTCATGGATCAGTCTCTCCCAAACGCAAAGACTCATCTGGGCAGTTCCATCAAAGActgtgaatctcttcacctCTTTGTCGCTGCCTCTAATGCTTACAGTTTTCTGCAATGACGCTGCCACGACCTTGGCTTTCACCAAAGGCACCTATAGGAATGAACACCAGTCATTACTTTTCTAAACTTCTCATCCAGAAATAGCGAAATTTTACAAAAGGTGTACATTGTCATTGCAAACTTATTCTTAAACGCACCTTCTTGCCTGCCGGCAGAGCTGTGACATCAACCAGTGTCTGCCTAACGGGTGCTGCAGGTTTCCGAAAAGGAAACGTCACCTTCGTTACAGACAGCTCGGTCAACTGGTTCCCCATCACGTCGAAGTCAGACGTGCCTTTAAaacctaccaaaaaaaaaaaacccaacagacATTAATACATACTCAGTAACAACCATGTCCTGGAAAACTGTGCTCTGTAAAGCAATACTTACTCAAAGCCTTTCTGACATGTGTCAGGCGTATTGCCGTGCCATTATCTGAAGCTTGGCTGAACAGCGCACGCTTTCTCGGACTGAAGATGGTCACATCGTGAAATTCTTCACGTCCAGTCTGTagtacagcattaaaaaaacctcTGTTTTTAGTGGTGAATTTTAATGCTGAGATAGAGTGGATATAGCCACTGACTACGTCTGTGTCCATCCTCATTTTCTTCGCTGGAGTCTCCATGTCGAAAAAGCAattagaaaaacatgcaaaacaccccaatatatatactgctgggacatgccattaacctccccttattacacgactctctggaatgcttgattctgattggtcaggtgagacatttgcaggtttgttcttttcaaataataaccgctcttttcaaataataaccgctccaaagtaataacgcatagccgctactacttgtatgtttaaaatgttagtcacatcgtactatatcgtttcgccgaaagataaaaatgttaatttaaaacaaatatgccaagaaaatgtttcaaattcatattcatatattgtctcgtgtagagttaatgttgtctacactgactataatttatgtttttgtatttgggtacatatgtttgttccttattttatttttccttatttatataattctctatgtccgacatggggactgcacctaatttagttgtacttgttacaatgacaataaagttattctgatattcatgtccagtttttttccttatgtggcaagtagccgtgtaataaactggataatgtacaggcagccggtaattatcgcgaaataagccccgacagtgtgatacaagaagcgGAGAGTCTTGTATCatactgaaggggcttatttcgcgataactaccggctgcctgtacattatcccgcttattacacgactctctggaatgcttgattctgattggtcagttgagacatttgcaggttcgttcttttcaaataataaccgctcttttcaaataataaccgctccaaagtaataatgcatagccgctactacttgtatgtttaaaatgttagtcacgtcgtactatatcgtttcgcggaaagataaaaatgttaatttaaaacaaatatgccaagaaaatgtttcaaattcatattcatatattgtctcgtgtagagttaatgttgtctacactgactataatttatgtttttgtatttgggtacatatgtttgttccttattttatttttccttatttatataattttctatgtccgacatggggactgcacctaatttcattgtacttgtcacaatgacaataaagttattctgatattcatgtccagtttttttccttatgtggcaagtagccgtgtaataaactggataatgtacaggcagccggtagttatcgcgaaataagccccgacagtgtgatcaggacccgacgccaatgtttcaaattcatattcatgtccagtttttttccttatgtggcaagtagccgtgtaagtaagggataatgtacaggcagccggtagttatcgcgaaataagccccttcagtgtgatacaagaccctccgcttcttgtatcacactgaaggggcttatttcgcgataattaGTACAAcgtgactaacattttaaacatacaagtagtagcggctaggggttattactttggagcggttattatttgaaaagagcggttattatttgaaaagaacgaacctgcaaatgtctcaactgaccaatcagaatcaagcattccagagagtcgtgtaataagcgggataatgtacaggcagccggtagttatcgcgaaataagccccgaccgtgtgatcaggacccgacgccaatgtttcaaattcatattcatgtccagtttttttccttatgtggcaagtagccgtgtaagtaagggataatgtacaggcagccagtaattatcgcgaaataagccccttcagtgtgatacaagactctccgcttcttgtatcacactgtcggggcttatttcgcgataattaccggctgcctgtacattatccagtttattacatggctacttgccacataaggaaaaaaactggacatgaatatcagaataactttattgtcattgtaacaagtacaactaaattaggtgcagtccccatgtcggacatagagaattatataaataaggaaaaataaaataaggaacaaacatatgtacccaaatacaaaaacataaattatagtcagtgtagacaacattaactctacacgagacaatatatgaatatgaatttgaaacattttcttggcatatttgttttaaattaacatttttatctttcggcgaaacgatatagtacgacgtgactaacattttaaacatacaagtagtagcggctatgcgttattactttggagcggttattatttgaaaagagcggttattatttgaaaagaacaaacctgcaaatgtctcacctgaccaatcagaatcaagcattccagagagtcgtgtaataaggggaggttaatggcatgtcccagcagtatatatattggggtgttttgcatgtttttctaatTGCTTTTTCGACATGGAGACTCCAGCGAAGAAAATGAGGATGGACACAGACGTAGTCAGTGGCTATATCCANNNNNNNNNNNNNNNNNNNNNNNNNNNNNNNNNNNNNNNNNNNNNNNNNNNNNNNNNNNNNNNNNNNNNNNNNNNNNNNNNNNNNNNNNNNNNNNNNNNNgcccgaatgtcatagacctctccccccccccccacatcctgacaaagatgtatttagttgtattttgttatcagggtgatcgtccgttcgcaggccactttggccatgtggtgtagtcataaaccgtcgcggatgtttacccgaaaccggggcatcaaacaaagaataaggattccttagacaacccatttcaaaatatggcagcaacaaacggagtgcccagttatttcaaataaaccatgaccttttttttaaagtattgaagcacttttctaccaatgtgaataataaacattttagacaaaaaaaatcaacgaataacgctggtaattcgttgtcaaaatgagcgtacggcattagcccagaagaggggtggcaatttgcatatgtgaaagcctatgtgaatgagacacaggtccaaaacttttaactagagacacaatatttaagtagaggcatacccaagcgaaacaagagaaagtgtgaaacaagcacaactactttagcccaagtttttaaaaatgagaaaaagccgtaatcagtttaacagttttatttcaatgtcaaagagaaaaaaaaacacttcaccaaaggcgaagatccatccatagcggctctgggtcccgtcagcgtagcacaaagctagcgtgatctaggctgccattatccaaggagcagggccaggcgcgtgccacccgtttgaacaatgcgggcgaaataactgccttatgggatgcgaagcttgcgcatgcgcagtgacgcagacgcgcctttcaaaatggcggcggcagcaacacacgcgaaagatcgatctcctgtattttcttagttttattctaaacaagatgccccgatttcatttaaatacatttaatagctgtaggaactagtgagcggtatttagcaacatgctatgttagaataatgccatcaaacgtgtctgttaagcatatcacagcggacatacacggaggaaacatggggtagaatcaaacaggccacaggctttgagataggctggctccccaagctattgcccccatttagcccgaatgtcatagacctctcccccccccccacatcctgacaaagatgtatttagttgtattttgttatcagggtgatcgtccgttcgcaggccactttggccatgtggtgtagtcataaaccgtcgcggatgtttacccgaaaccggggcatcaaacaaagaataaggattccttagacaacccatttcaaaatatggcagcaacaaacggagtgcccagttatttcaaataaaccatgaccttttttttaaagtattgaagcacttttctaccaatgtgaataataaacattttagacaaaaaaaatcaacgaataacgctggtaattcgttgtcaaaatgagcgtacggcattagcccagaagaggggtggcaatttgcatatgtgaaagcctatgtgaatgagacacaggtccaaaacttttaactagagacacaatatttaagtagaggcatacccaagcgaaacaagagaaagtgtgaaacaagcacaactactttagcccaagtttttaaaaatgagaaaaagccgtaatcagtttaacagttttatttcaatgtcaaagagaaaaaaaaacacttcaccaaaggcgaagatccatccatagcggctctgggtcccgtcagcgtagcacaaagctagcgtgatctaggctgccattatccaaggagcagggccaggcgcgtgccacccgtttgaacaatgcgggcgaaataactgccttatgggatgcgaagcttgcgcatgcgcagtgacgcagacgcgcctttcaaaatggcggcggcagcaacacacgcgaaagatcgatctcctgtattttcttagttttattctaaacaagatgccccgatttcatttaaatacatttaatagctgtaggaactagtgagcggtatttagcaacatgctatgttagaataatgccatcaaacgtgtctgttaagcatatcacagcggacatacacggaggaaacatggggtagaatcaaacaggccacaggctttgagataggctggctccccaagctattgcccccatttagcccgaatgtcatagacctctcccccccccccacatcctgacaaagatgtatttagttgtattttgttatcagggtgatcgtccgttcgcaggccactttggccatgtggtgtagtcataaaccgtcgcggatgtttacccgaaaccggggcatcaaacaaagaataagg
Encoded here:
- the LOC140591723 gene encoding uncharacterized protein; the encoded protein is METPAKKMRMDTDVVSGYIHSISALKFTTKNRGFFNAVLQTGREEFHDVTIFSPRKRALFSQASDNGTAIRLTHVRKALSFKGTSDFDVMGNQLTELSVTKVTFPFRKPAAPVRQTLVDVTALPAGKKVPLVKAKVVAASLQKTVSIRGSDKEVKRFTVFDGTAQMSLCVWERLIHDVEVDSSYVFTELSTRVFEGKVELTTTVESMIEKICDLDVGDADAVQEEESVVTVKASICGAEIKASLKCALCGSRQDTWDSQSRFARCQSCRMLQKSGAFSKVLRGTLKVKNDDGADYTLTVGHCTLVDYLKRRNITSLMDKEEAIEEHLLFEECLQFSFDDECNVSSIVDIADSAVPSSS